A DNA window from Longimicrobiales bacterium contains the following coding sequences:
- a CDS encoding insulinase family protein yields MRRPVISLPFFLALALLFPVPVARAQAPAEFTSSSPADTLPLDPAVRTGTLANGMRYYIRANARPEERAELRLVVNAGSVLETDAQLGLAHFVEHMAFNGTERFEKQAIIDYLESIGMRFGADLNAYTSFDETVYMLTVPTDSGDFLRQGFRILGDWAHAVTMDTAEVRKERGVVIEEWRLGQGSAERMRQQIFPVLFAGSAYGERLPIGTRESLESFDPAELRAFYESWYRPDLMAVIAVGDFDAGTVETMLREELGRVPPTPRAAERPAHALTAPDSTRVVIATDVEATNTRVEVYWLRPSRETNSEAAFRDDLVASLYNAMLNARFAELAQSADPPFVGAASQTGAFVRAADAYVLAAIVPDTGVVRGLEALLTEATRVARHGFTATELERARANLLRSYELAHAEREKTSSATYAAEYARHFLEGEPAPGIEWEYRQVQAILPAVTLADVNAVAGDWLSQPGRTIVVQMPEKQGLEPPGAHELRAIETRVGAAQIAAWDDDAVAEPLLPRLPDAGRVVATRTLDGIGVTEWILANGIRVLVKPTDFRDDEVLFSGVSLGGTSHAPTEELLSASLAAPAVQTMGFGAFSATQLQKALAGKAVSVSPGVGGTTEEIRGAAAPSDMETALQLVHLVFTAPRVDSTAFLSLRERMQAVLANQAASPQAAFGDTLARTLTQNHPRNVRIDTTTIRDWSLDESLAFYRERFADADDFAFTFVGTIDTAALRPLVEQYLGSLPTRPGAEQVIDHGVRPPDGVIEKVVRKGLEPQAMTRIVFTGPFEYDERNRHLLRSLADVLEIRLRDELREERGGTYGVSVGAGYSHTPWENYSVTLGFGASPDSLDTLAAAALAEIVRLQQEPPTAETVQHVQEIQRRELQEGLRQNGYWLSNLSARLLTGEEPISPERQRALIDALTAEAISEAARQYLSLERYVRVSLFPEGS; encoded by the coding sequence ATGCGACGTCCCGTCATTTCGTTGCCGTTCTTCCTCGCACTTGCCCTGCTCTTCCCCGTGCCGGTCGCGCGTGCACAGGCGCCCGCGGAGTTCACATCGTCGTCACCGGCCGACACGCTGCCCCTGGACCCGGCCGTGCGCACCGGTACGCTGGCGAACGGGATGCGCTACTACATCCGGGCGAACGCGCGCCCCGAGGAGCGGGCCGAGCTGCGCCTCGTGGTCAACGCGGGCTCCGTGCTCGAGACGGACGCGCAGCTCGGGCTTGCGCACTTTGTCGAGCACATGGCGTTCAACGGGACGGAACGCTTCGAGAAGCAGGCGATCATCGACTACCTCGAAAGCATCGGCATGCGCTTCGGCGCAGACCTGAACGCGTACACGTCTTTCGACGAGACCGTGTACATGCTCACGGTGCCGACCGACAGCGGCGATTTCCTGCGGCAGGGGTTCCGCATCCTGGGCGACTGGGCGCATGCCGTCACGATGGACACGGCGGAAGTACGCAAGGAGCGCGGTGTCGTCATCGAGGAATGGCGGCTCGGACAGGGCTCTGCCGAGCGCATGCGCCAGCAGATCTTCCCCGTCCTCTTCGCCGGGTCTGCATACGGCGAGCGGCTGCCGATCGGCACTCGCGAAAGCCTGGAGTCCTTCGATCCTGCGGAACTGCGCGCCTTCTACGAGAGCTGGTACCGCCCGGACCTGATGGCGGTGATCGCGGTCGGTGACTTCGACGCGGGCACGGTCGAGACGATGCTGCGCGAGGAGCTGGGCAGGGTGCCACCGACACCTCGGGCTGCCGAGCGCCCGGCACACGCGCTCACCGCACCGGACAGCACGCGCGTGGTGATCGCCACGGATGTCGAGGCGACGAACACGCGGGTCGAGGTCTACTGGCTGCGGCCGTCGCGCGAGACCAACAGCGAGGCAGCCTTCCGCGACGACCTGGTGGCGTCGCTGTACAATGCGATGCTGAACGCGCGCTTTGCGGAGCTCGCGCAGTCCGCGGATCCGCCGTTCGTCGGCGCCGCGTCGCAAACCGGCGCGTTCGTGCGTGCCGCGGATGCGTACGTGCTCGCCGCAATCGTGCCGGACACCGGCGTGGTGCGCGGCCTGGAAGCGCTGCTCACGGAAGCCACCCGGGTTGCGCGGCACGGCTTCACCGCAACGGAGCTGGAGCGTGCGCGCGCGAACCTGCTGCGCAGCTACGAGCTGGCACATGCGGAGCGCGAAAAGACCAGTTCCGCGACCTATGCCGCGGAGTACGCGCGCCACTTCCTGGAGGGCGAGCCTGCGCCCGGCATCGAGTGGGAGTACCGGCAGGTGCAGGCGATCCTCCCGGCGGTCACGCTCGCCGACGTGAACGCCGTTGCGGGCGACTGGCTGAGCCAGCCGGGTCGGACGATCGTCGTGCAGATGCCGGAGAAGCAGGGGCTCGAGCCGCCGGGCGCGCACGAACTGCGCGCAATCGAAACGCGCGTCGGCGCAGCACAGATCGCCGCATGGGACGACGACGCCGTGGCCGAGCCGCTGCTGCCGCGCCTGCCGGACGCCGGCCGCGTCGTCGCGACACGCACGCTCGACGGCATCGGCGTGACCGAGTGGATCCTGGCCAACGGGATCCGCGTGCTGGTCAAGCCCACGGACTTCCGGGACGACGAGGTCCTGTTCAGCGGGGTCAGCCTGGGCGGCACCTCGCACGCGCCGACCGAGGAGCTGCTGTCGGCGTCACTGGCTGCACCGGCCGTGCAGACCATGGGCTTCGGCGCGTTCAGCGCGACACAGCTGCAGAAGGCGCTTGCGGGCAAGGCCGTGTCGGTTTCGCCCGGCGTCGGCGGCACGACCGAGGAGATCCGCGGCGCCGCCGCGCCCAGCGACATGGAAACGGCACTGCAGCTCGTGCACCTCGTGTTCACGGCGCCACGCGTCGACAGCACCGCGTTCCTGTCACTGCGCGAGCGCATGCAGGCGGTGCTCGCGAACCAGGCAGCATCGCCGCAGGCGGCGTTCGGCGACACCCTCGCGCGCACGCTCACGCAGAACCATCCGCGCAACGTCCGCATCGATACGACCACGATACGCGACTGGTCGCTCGACGAGTCGCTCGCCTTCTACCGCGAGCGCTTCGCGGACGCCGACGACTTCGCGTTCACCTTCGTGGGCACGATCGACACCGCCGCACTGCGCCCCCTCGTGGAGCAGTACCTTGGATCCCTGCCCACCCGCCCCGGTGCGGAGCAGGTGATCGACCACGGCGTGCGACCGCCGGACGGCGTCATCGAAAAGGTCGTGCGGAAGGGACTCGAGCCGCAGGCGATGACCCGCATCGTATTCACCGGCCCATTCGAGTACGACGAGCGCAACCGCCACCTGCTCCGCTCCCTCGCCGACGTTCTCGAGATCCGGCTCCGCGACGAGCTGCGCGAGGAGCGCGGCGGCACCTACGGCGTGAGCGTCGGCGCCGGCTACTCGCACACGCCCTGGGAGAACTACTCCGTCACCCTCGGCTTCGGCGCGTCACCCGACTCGCTCGACACGCTCGCGGCCGCCGCGCTCGCAGAGATCGTCCGGCTGCAGCAGGAGCCACCCACCGCCGAGACCGTGCAGCACGTGCAGGAGATCCAGCGGCGCGAGCTCCAGGAGGGGC